From a single Sorghum bicolor cultivar BTx623 chromosome 5, Sorghum_bicolor_NCBIv3, whole genome shotgun sequence genomic region:
- the LOC110435851 gene encoding uncharacterized protein LOC110435851, whose translation MASGSSSAAPAAPSVDGAYSLMTFINTIPPLKGDNYVEWRKKIDMAFTFAEVDWVLDTDRPVQPVPPVRATDETDDAWQKREREFAPIQMSYDLEKKKWESANKKCKTLVQNTMESHISDSIPVVDSVKDYLDTIKRQFTGSTKTYATEMIKELISQKYTGGGTGIREHILRMSHLASKIKKFKDLTITDA comes from the exons ATGGCCTCGGGATCGTCTTCCGCCGCCCCTGCTGCTCCTTCCGTCGACG GAGCTTACTCGTTGATGACGTTCATCAACACCATTCCACCACTCAAAGGGGACAACTACGTTGAGTGGAGGAAAAAGATCGACATGGCCTTCACCTTTGCTGAGGTGGACTGGGTCCTTGACACAGACCGTCCCGTCCAGCCCGTGCCACCTGTGCGGGCAACAGATGAGACAGATGATGCATGgcagaaaagagaaagagagttTGCTCCCATCCAGATGTCTTATGAccttgaaaagaaaaagtggGAATCAGCAAACAAGAAATGTAAAACGCTTGTACAGAACACGATGGAGTCTCACATATCAGATTCCATTCCAGTAGTAGACAGCGTTAAAGATTACCTAGATACTATAAAGAGGCAGTTTACTGGCTCTACAAAAACGTATGCAACAGAAATGATCAAAGAACTGATCTCACAGAAATATACTGGTGGTGGCACTGGTATTAGAGAGCACATCCTTAGAATGAGTCACTTGGCATCTAAAATCAAAAAGTTCAAGGATCTCACCATTACTGATGCT